The genomic interval GGGCTCCCCGCTGTTCGACCTCGGCCCCGACGAGATGGAGATGGGCGTCGGCATCCACGGCGAGCCGGGCCGCAGCCGCGAGCCGCTCGCGTCGGCCAACGACATCATCGACCAGATGCTCGAGGCGGTCCGCTCCGACCTGCCGTACGAGTCCGGTGACAACGTCGCGCTGATGATCAACGGCCTCGGCGGTACGCCGATCAGCGAGCTGTACCTGCTCTACGGCCGGGCCCACCAGGTGCTCACCGACCGGGGCATCAACGTCCGGCGCAACTACGTCGGCGAGTACTGCACGTCGCTGGACATGGCCGGCGCGTCGGTGACGCTGGTCAAGCTCGACGACGAGATCGACGGGCTGTTGTCAGCGCCCGCGGAGATCGCGATTCGAGTGTTCTGACAAGCCGTAGTCCGCGCGCAACCGGCGTACTTCGGACTGGGTCGAGGGCCACAGAGGGGACGTTGGCGAGAGTAGCTTCAACTGGTGTTCCCACGCGCTGAGATCGTTCAAGCCGGCGTACGAGCGGGTCCACGCGACGACCAGGTCGACGTCGTGAGTCCGCAGTACGTCGGCGCGCATCCGGTTCTCGAGGCGGTTCCGAGAGGCAACGACGCCCGGCGCATCGGACTGCGGGAGGAGCGGGCCCGCGTACCGGCGCAGGGCCGAGGAGAGCCGATGGGAGTCGAGGTCGTCGGCGGTCTCGAGCCAGTCCGCGGCGATGTCGCGCCGGAACCGATAGGGCCGGGAGTCGACGACGTCCGCACCGAGCAGTGCGCGGAGCCGGGTCATCTCGCCGCGGAGCGAGGAGCGATGGTCGGCCTCGCCGTACAGCGCGTCCGACAACTCTTCGGCGGTGAGACCCTCGGGATGTTCGGCCAGCAGTACGACGATGTCGCTGTGCCGTCGACTGAGCCGGAGGTCGCGGTCGTCGACCCGTACTTCGGCGTCGGGGCGACCGAGCGCCGAGATCCGGATGCGATGGCCTGTCTCGCCGGTCAGCTTGCGGAGGATGGTCAGCCTGCCGAGCTCGGCCTCGGCCATCCGGGCGGCGGCCCGGACCAGGGCGAGCGACTGCGGTGAGCTGGCGTCGGCGCCACCGGTGATGTCCACGACGCCGAGCACCCGCTGTGTATCCGGGTCGTAGATCGGAGCCGCTGCGCACGACCAGGGCTGCACCAGGACGGTGAAGTGTTCCGCCGACCTGATCTGGACCGGCGCGGCCACTTCCAGTGACGTGCCGAGCGCGTTGGTACCGACCTGCTCCTCGGCCCACCACGCGCCCTCACTGAAATGGATGCCGTCGGCTGCCCGTAGTACGTCGGGACGCCCGCAGACCCAGAGCAGCCGACCGCCGCTGTCGCCGACGGCCATCACGCAGTCACTGTCCACGGCTGCGCGGCCCAGGACGTCGTACAGCATCGGGAAGACCGCGGCGAGCGGGTGCTCAGCCCGGTACGTCGCGAGCTCGTTGGCCTGGAAGGCGAACGGTGCCGCCGTGTCGGCGCGCAGCCCCGCCGCGACCGAGCGATCCCACGAGGCCGCGACCAGCCCGCGCACGGGCTGTTGCTCCCCACCCTCGACGAACTCCTCGTGCCGTCGGTGCAGCCATCGATCGATGGAATCCACCTTCCCAAGACAACTGCCGAACAGTCCGAAAGTCCAGACCCGCACTGACGACGGTCCGACACGCGGTGTAATCACGCGATGCCGGGTTGGTTCCTAGACTGGATTCGCGGGGGTGACCGGTTGCCGGGGAGGTCGCGGATGGCGGGACTGCCGGGTGATCGGTACGATCGCGCGGCCGCGGCCCGGGTGCTGGCCGAGGTCGCGGGTGCGACGGCGTTCGCGGGGGTAATGGAGCAGCTCGGGGGCGCGCGGCGGATCCTGCCGGAGGTGGTGCCGCTCGACGGCAGCCCGCTGACCGCACCGCAGTTGGAGTATCTGGAGAGTCGGATGCGGCCGTGCTCGCCTGACTTGGTCGCGAGTGCCGCCTCGAAGGTGAGTTGGCGGGACAGCGATGGCGTCTCGAATGTCGCTCACTGTGGTCCGCTCGGCCCGGCGGTGCCGGTGGTTGCCCGGGAGGCGACGCTCGCCATGTGGCGGGCACTGGCGGCTCGGGATGGCGTGGTGTTGACGGACGACGATCACGCGGTGATGGATGCGACGACCACCGACAAGGATCCTGTGGAGATTCTTCGGGTCGGGATCGACACGACTGCGCGGGCATTGGTGCAACATGCGTACCTGGCGGATCAGACGCCGTACCCGAGTGCTGCTGAGTTCGCGCGCGGGTTGCGGGACTCGGGGATCTTCGCGGTGGTGGCGAACACCTGGTTCTGGGGATTGCAGTCGTCGACGTTCCGTCGCGGGATGATCCCGGTGGGGCTGGTCGCGCAGGACGACGGGACCGTCCGGTACGCCGCCGAGACGGTCGAGGTACTGCGGGCGATGAAGCAGACCGCGATCGCGGACGCGCACGAGACGTTGCATCGGGCAACGGTCGACGAAGGTCTGACGGTCGAGGCAGCGTTGCGGAAGTACGACGTGGTGCTCGGGCAGATCTCGCGGCAGTACGCACTGCTGCCGGCGGGGGAGCAGCCGCGGTGCCTGGCCAACATGTCCGTGGACGGCGTCAAGTTGCTGCCGGGCGTGGTGGACACGTTTGTAGAGACGTTTGTTCAGTTGCTCGGGTTGGTGGAGCTCCAGTCGGCGGAGATTGAGGAGACTAGCGTGCACACTGCGGACGAGGTTTTCGAAGTACCGGACATGACGTGCTCGCACTGCACGAACACGATCACCGGGGTGCTGGAGGCGCTCGGGGTCCGGGTCGCGGGGATCGACCTGGACACGAAGGAGGTCGTCG from Kribbella sp. NBC_00709 carries:
- a CDS encoding GAF domain-containing protein, with amino-acid sequence MDSIDRWLHRRHEEFVEGGEQQPVRGLVAASWDRSVAAGLRADTAAPFAFQANELATYRAEHPLAAVFPMLYDVLGRAAVDSDCVMAVGDSGGRLLWVCGRPDVLRAADGIHFSEGAWWAEEQVGTNALGTSLEVAAPVQIRSAEHFTVLVQPWSCAAAPIYDPDTQRVLGVVDITGGADASSPQSLALVRAAARMAEAELGRLTILRKLTGETGHRIRISALGRPDAEVRVDDRDLRLSRRHSDIVVLLAEHPEGLTAEELSDALYGEADHRSSLRGEMTRLRALLGADVVDSRPYRFRRDIAADWLETADDLDSHRLSSALRRYAGPLLPQSDAPGVVASRNRLENRMRADVLRTHDVDLVVAWTRSYAGLNDLSAWEHQLKLLSPTSPLWPSTQSEVRRLRADYGLSEHSNRDLRGR
- a CDS encoding heavy-metal-associated domain-containing protein codes for the protein MAGLPGDRYDRAAAARVLAEVAGATAFAGVMEQLGGARRILPEVVPLDGSPLTAPQLEYLESRMRPCSPDLVASAASKVSWRDSDGVSNVAHCGPLGPAVPVVAREATLAMWRALAARDGVVLTDDDHAVMDATTTDKDPVEILRVGIDTTARALVQHAYLADQTPYPSAAEFARGLRDSGIFAVVANTWFWGLQSSTFRRGMIPVGLVAQDDGTVRYAAETVEVLRAMKQTAIADAHETLHRATVDEGLTVEAALRKYDVVLGQISRQYALLPAGEQPRCLANMSVDGVKLLPGVVDTFVETFVQLLGLVELQSAEIEETSVHTADEVFEVPDMTCSHCTNTITGVLEALGVRVAGIDLDTKEVVAAFPSDEVRAQSFEAIRGRGYTVVPR